A portion of the Ferrimonas lipolytica genome contains these proteins:
- a CDS encoding formate hydrogenlyase complex iron-sulfur subunit translates to MMFELFKTIANAGKSTSKYPFAPYEVAPDFRGKPEYTPEQCIACAACTKACPANALVMTTDAESGARQWQLSLARCIYCGRCEEVCPTKAITLSKEFELAVGQKKDLYQRAVFTLQQCNQCGTPYAPTKAVQYAYDLLLAAGEDKTELERTRSVIEMCPECRRKRNMLGSSNVLIGSLAKERNA, encoded by the coding sequence ATGATGTTCGAGTTATTTAAGACCATCGCCAATGCTGGCAAAAGTACCTCGAAATACCCGTTTGCCCCTTATGAAGTGGCGCCGGATTTTCGAGGTAAGCCTGAGTACACCCCAGAGCAGTGCATCGCTTGTGCAGCCTGCACCAAAGCCTGCCCAGCCAACGCCTTGGTGATGACTACCGATGCCGAAAGCGGGGCGCGTCAATGGCAACTATCGCTGGCTCGTTGCATCTATTGCGGCCGCTGCGAAGAGGTGTGCCCAACCAAGGCAATAACGCTGTCGAAGGAGTTTGAGTTAGCGGTCGGGCAGAAGAAAGACTTGTACCAACGGGCAGTGTTCACCCTACAACAGTGCAACCAGTGCGGCACGCCATATGCCCCAACTAAGGCGGTGCAATACGCCTACGATCTGCTGCTTGCTGCGGGTGAGGATAAAACCGAATTGGAACGCACGCGGAGCGTCATTGAGATGTGCCCAGAGTGCCGTCGCAAGCGCAACATGCTTGGCAGTTCTAACGTACTGATTGGGTCTTTGGCTAAGGAGCGTAACGCATGA
- a CDS encoding NADH-quinone oxidoreductase subunit B family protein, translated as MKGFKPLVGDAHVAPVPVKPDPNAVKLKSTLLAEIKRSAYVYRVDCGGCNACEIEIFAAITPVFDAERFGIKVVASPKHADILLYTGSVTRPMRMPALRAYEAAPDPKIVVSYGACGCDGGIFHDLYGVWGGTDKIIPVDVYIPGCPPTPAATIYGFALALGLLDQKLKEEHHDEQPGEAVVLAHPEVPQQLRVLIETEARRLAGYRHGGRIAGEFMDLLVASTPQTIDANLQRYLAERDDPRLAEIVTCLHEASLSGLGVKQPVETKSAAAKKAAAIEAL; from the coding sequence ATGAAAGGCTTTAAACCATTAGTTGGCGATGCGCACGTCGCACCGGTGCCGGTTAAACCAGATCCCAATGCGGTCAAACTGAAGTCGACCCTGCTAGCTGAAATCAAACGCTCTGCCTATGTATATCGGGTCGATTGCGGCGGCTGTAATGCCTGTGAAATTGAGATATTTGCCGCCATTACCCCGGTGTTCGACGCAGAACGCTTCGGTATCAAGGTAGTTGCATCGCCCAAACACGCCGACATCCTGCTCTACACCGGCTCAGTTACAAGGCCAATGCGGATGCCAGCATTGCGTGCCTATGAAGCGGCGCCGGACCCGAAGATTGTGGTCTCTTACGGCGCCTGCGGTTGCGACGGCGGCATCTTCCACGATCTCTACGGAGTGTGGGGCGGTACCGACAAAATCATCCCAGTGGATGTGTATATCCCAGGTTGCCCACCAACGCCTGCGGCCACCATCTATGGCTTTGCATTAGCACTTGGCTTGCTGGATCAAAAGCTGAAAGAGGAGCATCACGATGAGCAACCGGGCGAGGCGGTGGTATTAGCTCACCCTGAAGTGCCACAACAGCTGCGAGTATTGATTGAAACCGAAGCTCGGCGGTTAGCGGGCTATCGTCATGGTGGTCGCATCGCTGGTGAGTTTATGGACCTGCTGGTAGCGAGTACGCCGCAAACCATCGATGCCAATCTGCAGCGCTATCTCGCCGAGCGGGACGATCCACGCTTAGCTGAGATCGTTACCTGCTTGCATGAAGCGTCGCTATCTGGCCTTGGGGTCAAGCAACCGGTCGAGACCAAGTCGGCGGCAGCTAAAAAAGCTGCGGCAATTGAGGCGCTATAG
- a CDS encoding formate hydrogenlyase maturation HycH family protein, translating into MEEQVYIYALNRRFVDEQDMPEEAQQVMYYSLAIGHHLGVVDCLKVRLQCSLDEYRDWIGLLPKESIAAHKMSRYFTFGEIAIYQEHVDTLARAFSEVGRRPNLSERQRALTDTMMGALADIRREPNMYLMVRSR; encoded by the coding sequence ATGGAAGAGCAGGTTTATATCTATGCCTTAAATCGACGCTTTGTTGATGAACAGGATATGCCAGAAGAAGCGCAGCAGGTGATGTATTACAGCCTCGCCATTGGCCACCACCTTGGGGTAGTAGACTGCCTCAAGGTACGGCTGCAATGCAGCCTTGATGAGTATCGTGATTGGATTGGTTTGCTGCCAAAAGAGAGCATCGCTGCCCACAAGATGTCCCGTTACTTCACCTTTGGCGAAATCGCTATCTATCAAGAGCATGTCGACACCCTAGCTCGCGCGTTCAGCGAGGTTGGGCGCCGACCGAACCTAAGCGAGCGCCAGCGGGCGTTGACCGACACCATGATGGGAGCGTTGGCAGACATTCGCCGCGAACCCAATATGTACCTAATGGTTAGGAGCCGTTAA
- the hycI gene encoding hydrogenase maturation peptidase HycI, whose product MSNVVLTVGNTMMGDDGAGPLLAQMLNDNPIDGWQVIDGGAMPENVVHQVRRLEPQRVIVVDAADFGEKAGEIRLINPATIAEMFIMSTHALPLNFLIDELKQTVPEVEFIGIQPAIVAFSFPMTDMVKDAVTTVYQTLPAWQPGGSFSTI is encoded by the coding sequence ATGAGCAACGTTGTATTGACCGTGGGTAATACCATGATGGGGGACGACGGCGCCGGGCCGTTATTGGCACAAATGCTTAACGACAATCCGATTGACGGCTGGCAGGTGATCGACGGTGGCGCCATGCCGGAGAACGTGGTGCACCAAGTGCGCCGATTGGAACCGCAGCGAGTAATTGTGGTTGATGCCGCCGACTTCGGCGAAAAAGCGGGAGAGATCCGCTTAATCAACCCAGCCACTATCGCCGAGATGTTCATTATGTCGACCCACGCCCTGCCGCTTAACTTCCTGATTGATGAACTCAAACAAACCGTGCCAGAGGTGGAGTTTATTGGCATACAGCCGGCCATTGTGGCGTTTTCGTTTCCAATGACTGACATGGTTAAAGATGCGGTAACTACCGTCTATCAAACCTTACCAGCATGGCAGCCAGGGGGGAGTTTTAGCACTATTTAA
- a CDS encoding 4Fe-4S dicluster domain-containing protein, translated as MNRFVLADPQKCIGCRTCEIACVLSHSDSSLVDFDPSNFHPRLNLVKGAKVTTPIMCRQCEDAPCAQVCPNGAITSEGGFVQVKQERCIGCKTCEVACPYGAMNVVSFMVEKPDTPAIFANQSKRAFALKCDLCGGCEGDQACVNVCPTNAIRLVKQEELKNINHLKRDAAANSVNELVAH; from the coding sequence ATGAATAGGTTTGTTTTAGCCGATCCCCAGAAATGCATAGGGTGCCGAACCTGCGAAATTGCATGCGTTCTATCGCACTCAGATAGCAGCTTAGTTGACTTTGACCCAAGCAACTTTCATCCACGTTTGAATTTGGTCAAAGGCGCTAAGGTAACCACGCCGATTATGTGTCGGCAATGTGAAGATGCTCCCTGTGCTCAGGTTTGCCCTAATGGTGCCATTACCTCTGAAGGTGGCTTTGTCCAAGTAAAGCAAGAGCGCTGTATAGGTTGTAAAACCTGTGAAGTCGCTTGCCCTTATGGCGCCATGAACGTGGTGTCCTTCATGGTCGAAAAACCCGATACCCCCGCTATATTTGCCAACCAAAGCAAGCGTGCCTTTGCGCTTAAGTGCGACCTCTGTGGTGGCTGCGAAGGTGATCAGGCGTGTGTAAACGTGTGCCCGACCAACGCTATTCGATTGGTAAAACAAGAGGAGCTAAAAAACATCAATCACCTTAAGCGCGACGCTGCGGCAAATTCAGTCAATGAATTAGTAGCTCACTAG